One genomic window of Acomys russatus chromosome 29, mAcoRus1.1, whole genome shotgun sequence includes the following:
- the Exo5 gene encoding exonuclease V, whose amino-acid sequence MAETGEEEAASAEASGFSDLSDSELVEFLDLEDAKESSVSLNEPGPSSELPGKDGQPISLQNWKKGLEVLSPMERFHLKYLYVTDLCTQNWCELQMVYGKELPGPLTPEKAAVLDTGASIHLAKELELHDLVTVPITTKEDAWAIKFLNILSMIPTLQSEGRIREFPVFGEVEGVFLVGVIDELHYTSKGELELAELKTRRRPVLPLSAQKKKDCFQVCLYKYIFDAMVQGKVTPASLIHHTKLCMEKPLGPSVLRHAGQGGISVKSLGDLMELVFLSLTLSDLPAIDTLKLEYIHQETATALGTEIVPFEEQEVKSKVQHYVAYWMGHRDPQGVDVEEAWKCRSCDYAAVCEWRRGGGVLSSSLEPKAKKLK is encoded by the coding sequence ATGGCTGAGACTGGGGAAGAGGAGGCGGCATCAGCAGAAGCCTCGGGGTTCTCGGACTTGAGTGACTCGGAGTTGGTGGAGTTTCTGGACCTGGAGGACGCCAAAGAATCATCCGTTTCACTTAACGAGCCTGGCCCTTCTTCCGAGCTTCCTGGGAAGGATGGCCAACCCATAAGCTTGCAAAACTGGAAAAAGGGATTGGAGGTCTTGTCACCCATGGAGAGATTCCacttgaaatatttatatgtCACTGACCTGTGTACTCAGAACTGGTGTGAACTGCAGATGGTGTATGGGAAGGAACTTCCTGGTCCTTTGACGCCTGAGAAGGCGGCTGTTTTGGACACTGGTGCTAGCATCCACTTAGCAAAAGAACTGGAACTTCATGACCTTGTGACTGTCCCCATCACCACTAAAGAAGATGCTTGGGCAATTAAGTTTTTGAACATACTATCAATGATCCCCACCCTGCAGTCAGAAGGGCGCATCCGAGAGTTTCCAGTGTTTGGGGAAGTGGAGGGAGTATTTCTTGTTGGAGTGATTGATGAGCTGCACTACACATCCAAGGGGGAACTCGAGCTGGCTGAACTCAAGACACGGAGGCGCCCTGTGCTCCCCCTGTCAgcccagaaaaagaaagactgtttTCAAGTTTGcctatacaaatatatttttgatgCCATGGTACAAGGGAAAGTGACTCCTGCTAGCCTAATCCACCACACAAAACTGTGTATGGAGAAGCCCCTGGGGCCTTCAGTGCTGAGGCATGCCGGGCAAGGCGGCATCTCTGTGAAATCTTTGGGTGACCTCATGGAACTGGTTTTCTTGTCTCTTACACTGTCTGATCTCCCAGCTATTGACACCCTAAAACTTGAATATATCCATCAAGAGACTGCCACTGCATTGGGCACAGAGATTGTACCCTTTGAAGAGCAAGAAGTGAAAAGCAAGGTGCAGCATTATGTGGCCTACTGGATGGGCCACCGAGATCCCCAAGGCGTTGATGTGGAAGAGGCATGGAAGTGTCGGTCCTGTGACTACGCAGCCGTCTGTGAGTGGAGGAGGGGCGGTGGAGTGCTCAGCTCTTCGTTGGAGCCCAAAGCCAAGAAGttgaaatga